TACTGTTTCTTCATACCATGTATGGGCGTTTGTACCTGAAGCACCGAGTAAGCTAACCATCTTATCATATTCATTTGCAATAGCATATCCGGAGGCTATATATGAAACACTGTCAATTTCTCTATAAATAGCCATTTTTTTATCAGGATCAGATTCGATTTTATGTTTTTCGTACAAATCTGAAATCCGGGCAATTAATTTTTCCTCTTCTTCCCAGTTCAATGTAGCAATCTTATCCGTTCCTTTAAAAACCATATGTTCCAAATAATGAGCCAAGCCTGTATTATCTTTTGGATCATAATTGGATCCGGCTTTTACCGGAATATAGGTCTGAATAGTTGGCTCATCTTTATTTTGACTTAAATATACTTTAAGGCCATTGTCCAGGGTATAAAGTCTTAAACCTGTTGGATCATTTGAAACTGATTCATATTTATAGCCATTTGGGTCTGTTTGAGATTGTACCTTATAATCGGTGATACCGTCCGCTTTTTTACAGGCCAGACTTCCTACCAACAAAAAAGCATAAAATAGAAAATGTAGTTTTTTCATTATTGATTAAGTTAAGTTCAAATCAAAAATATCAATTGTCACTTTATATATGTTTCTTTATCGTTTTATTATGATTATTTTAACACTAGTCATAAAAAAAACCCGTCGTTTCAGACAGGTTTTAAATTATAAATAGGAATTGTTTATCCCAGCACCTCAAGTACTTTCTGACCTATTTCAGCAGGGGACTCAACTACATGAATACCATTCTCAGCAAGTATTTTCATCTTTGCCTGGGCAGTATCGTCCTTACCTCCTACTATGGCACCTGCATGCCCCATAGTCCTTCCTGCAGGAGCGGTTTGACCAGCAATAAATCCAACAACAGGTTTTTTGTTTCCTGTTTCTTTGATCCACCTGGCTGCATCAGCCTCCAGCTGACCACCTATTTCACCAATCATCACGATCGCTTCAGTATCCGGGTCGTTCATTAACAATTGAACTGCCTCTTTGGTAGTGGTTCCGATAATTGGATCTCCTCCAATTCCTATGGCCGTTGTTATTCCCAGGCCTCTTCTTACAACCTGATCAGCGGCTTCATAGGTTAAGGTCCCTGACTTGGACACGATTCCTACCTTACCTTTTTTAAACACAAATCCGGGCATGATACCAACCTTTGCTTCTTCCGGAGTTATTACTCCCGGGCAGTTTGGACCTACAAGGGTACAATCTTTACCCTCCAGATAAGCCTTGACCTTCACCATATCCGCAGTTGGAATCCCTTCTGTAATACAAATTATTACTTTAATTCCAGCCTCGGCAGCTTCCATAATGGCGTCACTTGCAAATGCAGGTGGAACAAAAATTATTGAAGTATCTGCCCCTACCTCTTTTACGGCGTCGGCAACCGTATTAAAAACAGGCTTCTCCAGATGAGTCTGACCTCCTTTTCCAGGGGTTACCCCTCCAACTACATTTGTCCCGTATTCGATCATCTGTCCTGCGTGAAAAGTTCCTTCACTTCCTGTGAAACCCTGAACGATTACTTTAGAATCCTTATTTACTAAAACACTCATTTATTTGATTTTTTATTTTTAGGTGAATCTATATTCTATCAATATACTCTTACAAAAGTATATTAATAGGATGACATTTTACTGCTATTTTTTAATATTTTCCAGTATTCGAGGCAGCGATTTTAACGATGCTAATTCCCTGTATTTTTCTCTCGCTTCTCCCGCAGGTGAACCAAAATAAGTCTTACCTGCTTCGAGATCCCTTCCAACACCTGATTGGGCGTAAACCACAGCTCCTTTACCAATGGTAACATCACTGATCACACCTACCTGACCCCAAAGTGTTACTTCATCTTCAATTCTCACGCATCCTGCAATACCCACATGTGACGCTATTAAACATTTTTTACCAATACTTGTGTCATGAGCTATCTGTACCTGATTATCTATTTTGGTTCCTTCACCAATAATTGTGTCTCCTGTAACTCCCTTGTCAATTGTACAGCCCGCACCAATTTCTACATGATCGTTGATAACAACTCTTCCACAGGAATAAAGTTTATCAAATCCTTTTGGCCGTTTCTGAAAATAAAAGGCATCAGCGCCCAAAACAGTACCTGAATGGATCACTACATGATCACCTATTACGCAGTTGTCATAAATGGTTACATTGGCATGAATCATACAATGGTCACCTATGGTAACATGATTCCCTATAAAAACATTGGGCTGTATGATCGAATTTTCTCCAATGACCGCTGATTCCGAGATTGACTGGGAAGCACGCTGAAATGGCTTGAAATGAGTTGACAACTTATTAAAATCTGAAAACGGATCTTCTGAAATCAATAGTGCTTTACCCTCAGGACAATCAACTTTTTTATTAATCAATACAACAGTAGCAGCTGATTTTAAGGCTTTATCGTAGTATTTAGGATGGTCCACAAAGACAATATCACCTGGTTCAACCACGTGGATTTCATTCATTCCGTTCACCGGAAAATCATCAGCCCCGATATAATCAACGCTTAAGATATCGGCAATTTCTTTTAAGGCATAGGTACGTGAAAACTTCATTTGACTATTCTTTCACCCTTTCGACGTAAGATCCTTTTTCAGTATCAATTTTAATCTTATCCCCTTCATTGATAAACAACGGAACGTTCACTTTTGCTCCTGTTTCCACAACTGCCGGTTTTGTAGCATTAGTTGCTGTATTGCCTTTGACACCGGGTTCGGTGTGAGTAACTTCAAGGTAAACATGAGAAGGCATTTCTACGGCCAGCGGAAGTTCATCTGAAGTCCTTATGATTATTGTAACAATTTCTCCTTCCTTCAAGAGTTCAGGAGCGTCCAAGGCCTGTCTCTCCAAGGATATTTGATTGTAATCATCTGTATTCATGAAGTGATAGGTATCTCCTTCAGGATAAAGGTACTGGTACTTTCGTGTCTCAACCCTGACCTCTTCAATCTTATGCCCGGCGGAGAATGTATTTTCAAGTACCTTACCCGTCGTAAGACTCTTTAGTTTTGTCCTTACAAAAGCCGGCCCCTTACCGGGTTTAACGTGTAAAAATTCAATGATTTTATACGTATCATGATTAAATACGATACAAAGACCCTTTTTTATATCTGATGTGTTTGCCATTTCTGTTTTTTAATAGTTACTTGTGTATCCTTTCATGATACCCCTTTGTGAATTGTTGATAAAGGTCAAAACCTCATCTCGCTCAGGGCTCGCATCTAATTCTGCTTCTAAAATTCTTGCAGCCTGAGTGGTGTTGTTATTTTGCTGAAAAAGGATCCTGTAAATATTCTGTATTTCATTGATCTTATCCGATGAGAAACCTCTCCTCCTGAGTCCGATTGAATTTATCCCGATGTAAGACAGGGGTTCTTTTGCTGCTTTAACAAAAGGAGGTACATCTTTACGAACCAGAGACCCTCCTGAAATCATTGCATGTTTCCCAATATGAATGAATTGATGTATACCTGCTAATCCACCGATTATGGCATATTCTCCAATTTCCACATGTCCTGCCAGTGTTACACCATTCACAATAATTACATTGTTGTTAATTATACAATCATGTGCGACATGCGCTGTAGCCATGATCAAACAATTATCTCCGATCTCGGTTTTACCGTAGGCCTTTGTTCCTCTGTTGATCGTTGCACATTCCCTAATTGTTACGTTATCTCCTATCACCGTCAGAGAATCCTCTCCTTCAAATTTAAGGTCCTGCGGTATCGCGGAAATAACAGCTCCCGGAAATATTCTGCAATTTTTACCAATTCTGGCACCTTCCATGATGGTTACGTTGGAACCAATCCAGGTACCTGAACCAATTTTTACATTGTTGTGAATGGTTGTAAAAGGTTCAATAACCACATTAGTGGCAATCTTGGCTCCCGGATGTATATATGCTAATGGTTGATTCATAAATTTTAGATTTGATTACATATCAGGGTTTCTGACAATTTGTGCCATTAATTCCGCCTCTACAACCAATTTGTTATTCGCATAACCATAGGCCTGCATATGACAAATTCCCCTTCTGATTGGAGCCATTAGTTCTGCTTTAAAAATCAATGTATCTCCCGGGAGAACTTTTTGCTTAAAACGAACATTGTTCATTTTCATAAAATACGTAAGATAATTCTCCGGATCAGGCACTGTGCTTAGTACCAGAATTCCTCCGCATTGTGCCATTGCTTCCACCTGTAAAACTCCGGGCATTACTGGTGCACCGGGGAAATGTCCAACAAAGAAAGATTCATTCATTGTGACATTTTTCATACCCACAACATGATGATCGGAAAGTTCTATGATACGGTCGATCAACAAAAATGGAGGTCTGTGCGGCAATAATTTCATGATCTTATGAATATCCATAAGTGGTGGCTTACTAAGATCATATTGTGGCACTTTATTTCGCTTTTCAATTTTGATAAGCTTCATCATTTTACGGGCAAACTGCGTATTGATCTTGTGGCCGGGTTTTGTTGCGATTACCTTTCCTTTAATTTTGGTCCCAATCAGTGCAAGATCTCCAATTACATCCAGAAGTTTATGCCTGGCTGCCTCATTGGCCCAGTGAAGGTTTAGATTGTCAAGAATTCCGTTTGGTTTTACCTTTACCGAATCTTTCTTAAAGGCCTTGCTCAATTTTTTCATCGTGGCATCCGACAGTGGCTTGTCCACATAAACAATAGCGTTGTTCAGATCTCCTCCCTTGATGAGATCGTTATCGAGAAGCATTTCTATTTCATGCAAAAAGCTAAAAGTTCTGGCATCAGCAATTTCCTTCTTAAAATCGCTCATCCTTTCCAGGTTGGCATTCTGTGTCCCAAGGATTTTTGTTCCGAAATCAACCATTGTGGTAATTTCGTACTTATCCGAAGGCATAATCATAATCTCGCTTCCCGTTTCTTCATCCTTAAAAGAAATAATGTCTTTTACCTCGTAAACCTCTCTTTCCGCCTCTTGCTCCACAATTCCGGCTTTCTCTAAAACCTCTACAAAATATTTTGAAGACCCATCCATTATCGGAGGTTCAGGCGCATCAATTTCAATGACAATATTGTCTATATCCATACCCACAATAGCTGCCAGTACATGCTCTGAAGTATTGAT
This DNA window, taken from Lutimonas zeaxanthinifaciens, encodes the following:
- the sucD gene encoding succinate--CoA ligase subunit alpha, with product MSVLVNKDSKVIVQGFTGSEGTFHAGQMIEYGTNVVGGVTPGKGGQTHLEKPVFNTVADAVKEVGADTSIIFVPPAFASDAIMEAAEAGIKVIICITEGIPTADMVKVKAYLEGKDCTLVGPNCPGVITPEEAKVGIMPGFVFKKGKVGIVSKSGTLTYEAADQVVRRGLGITTAIGIGGDPIIGTTTKEAVQLLMNDPDTEAIVMIGEIGGQLEADAARWIKETGNKKPVVGFIAGQTAPAGRTMGHAGAIVGGKDDTAQAKMKILAENGIHVVESPAEIGQKVLEVLG
- a CDS encoding UDP-3-O-(3-hydroxymyristoyl)glucosamine N-acyltransferase gives rise to the protein MKFSRTYALKEIADILSVDYIGADDFPVNGMNEIHVVEPGDIVFVDHPKYYDKALKSAATVVLINKKVDCPEGKALLISEDPFSDFNKLSTHFKPFQRASQSISESAVIGENSIIQPNVFIGNHVTIGDHCMIHANVTIYDNCVIGDHVVIHSGTVLGADAFYFQKRPKGFDKLYSCGRVVINDHVEIGAGCTIDKGVTGDTIIGEGTKIDNQVQIAHDTSIGKKCLIASHVGIAGCVRIEDEVTLWGQVGVISDVTIGKGAVVYAQSGVGRDLEAGKTYFGSPAGEAREKYRELASLKSLPRILENIKK
- the efp gene encoding elongation factor P, which gives rise to MANTSDIKKGLCIVFNHDTYKIIEFLHVKPGKGPAFVRTKLKSLTTGKVLENTFSAGHKIEEVRVETRKYQYLYPEGDTYHFMNTDDYNQISLERQALDAPELLKEGEIVTIIIRTSDELPLAVEMPSHVYLEVTHTEPGVKGNTATNATKPAVVETGAKVNVPLFINEGDKIKIDTEKGSYVERVKE
- the lpxA gene encoding acyl-ACP--UDP-N-acetylglucosamine O-acyltransferase — encoded protein: MNQPLAYIHPGAKIATNVVIEPFTTIHNNVKIGSGTWIGSNVTIMEGARIGKNCRIFPGAVISAIPQDLKFEGEDSLTVIGDNVTIRECATINRGTKAYGKTEIGDNCLIMATAHVAHDCIINNNVIIVNGVTLAGHVEIGEYAIIGGLAGIHQFIHIGKHAMISGGSLVRKDVPPFVKAAKEPLSYIGINSIGLRRRGFSSDKINEIQNIYRILFQQNNNTTQAARILEAELDASPERDEVLTFINNSQRGIMKGYTSNY
- a CDS encoding bifunctional UDP-3-O-[3-hydroxymyristoyl] N-acetylglucosamine deacetylase/3-hydroxyacyl-ACP dehydratase; amino-acid sequence: MSEKQKTIGSEVSLQGIGLHTGNQVSLTFKPAEENTGFTFVRTDLEGQPAIEALACYVTDTQRGTNIEKNGVVINTSEHVLAAIVGMDIDNIVIEIDAPEPPIMDGSSKYFVEVLEKAGIVEQEAEREVYEVKDIISFKDEETGSEIMIMPSDKYEITTMVDFGTKILGTQNANLERMSDFKKEIADARTFSFLHEIEMLLDNDLIKGGDLNNAIVYVDKPLSDATMKKLSKAFKKDSVKVKPNGILDNLNLHWANEAARHKLLDVIGDLALIGTKIKGKVIATKPGHKINTQFARKMMKLIKIEKRNKVPQYDLSKPPLMDIHKIMKLLPHRPPFLLIDRIIELSDHHVVGMKNVTMNESFFVGHFPGAPVMPGVLQVEAMAQCGGILVLSTVPDPENYLTYFMKMNNVRFKQKVLPGDTLIFKAELMAPIRRGICHMQAYGYANNKLVVEAELMAQIVRNPDM